A stretch of the Diadema setosum chromosome 16, eeDiaSeto1, whole genome shotgun sequence genome encodes the following:
- the LOC140239666 gene encoding adhesion G protein-coupled receptor E2-like, whose product MSLSDSAYIYVNSTDSFYLEHTVVVETTYNTDSPESTSTVTVCHVGNVSSSCRLAPFNKTLFEVIGSLGQLRYIPTGDIVQAGEYFRGQNGTIHVCEFLPQNGTVGKNNTRHLFQYSTVQVYLSYICVPISMLALMVTFITYCTFPVLRKLMSSKLVMALCFTLFFAQLLLLTGGMAVPSPEACALVAILSHFLWLSVFFISTTLAIDLAKTFGNQDTIYLSTNSAKALCCYFGGALGLSAAVVLTCVVLTYAKGYDLHMQYGGGSSCWIGSGTMNLFAFGVPVAIALLLNGFLFIRTVRGLMENEKISGRLREKSHSAGNRKQLRIYVRISTLMGFTWILGYIAAFAGVSVLWYIFIILNSLQGTYIFLAFVVNRRVYWLWRESFERRRAAASTTFERMPMRSKGSKNTASTALSHSSKADDNRT is encoded by the exons ATGTCGCTCTCGGATTCCGCTTACATATACGTCAACAGTACAGATTCCTTTTATCTTGAACACACTGTGGTTGTTGAAACAACCTACAATACCGACTCTCCCGAGTCCACATCGACTGTTACGGTCTGCCACGTGGGCAACGTTTCCTCCTCTTGCCGTCTTGCTCCCTTCAATAAAACCCTCTTTGAGGTCATCGGAAGTTTGGGACAGCTGCGTTATATTCCCACAGGTGACATCGTTCAAGCCGGGGAATATTTCCGCGGTCAAAACGGAACTATTCATGTCTGTGAGTTTTTACCCCAAAATGGAACAGTTGGTAAGAATAATACGCGGCATTTGTTCCAGTACTCCACGGTACAGGTCTACCTGAGCTACATATGCGTTCCGATCTCCATGCTGGCGTTGATGGTTACCTTCATTACCTACTGTACGTTTCCAGTCCTGCGGAAACTCATGAGTAGTAAGCTCGTCATGGCGCTCTGCTTCACTCTATTTTTCGCACAACTCCTTCTGCTGACCGGCGGAATGGCCGTCCCGTCTCCCGAAGCTTGCGCGTTGGTTGCCATCTTGTCACACTTTCTCTGGCTCTCCGTCTTTTTCATCAGCACCACCCTGGCCATTGACCTCGCCAAGACCTTCGGAAATCAAGACACTATCTACCTCTCGACGAACAGCGCGAAGGCACTTTGTTGCTACTTCGGCGGAGCTTTAGGCTTGTCGGCAGCCGTGGTGTTAACATGCGTAGTGCTGACTTACGCCAAGGGGTACGACCTTCATATGCAGTATGGAGGAGGATCGTCATGCTGGATTGGAAGCGGAACAATGAACTTGTTTGCCTTTGGAGTCCCAGTGGCCATTGCACTTCTACTCAACGGATTTCTATTTATTCGCACTGTGAGAGGACTCATGGAAAACGAAAAGATCTCCGGGCGTCTCCGCGAAAAATCGCACTCAGCAGGGAATCGCAAACAACTGAGAATTTACGTCAGG ATTTCGACCTTAATGGGGTTCACCTGGATACTAGGTTACATAGCAGCATTCGCAGGGGTCAGTGTTCTCTGGTATATCTTTATCATTCTCAACTCTCTCCAAGGAACGTACATCTTTCTGGCGTTCGTGGTAAACAGGCGAGTCTACTGGCTGTGGAGAGAATCATTCGAAAGGCGCCGAGCGGCAGCATCGACAACGTTTGAACGCATGCCCATGCGATCCAAAGGGTCGAAGAATACGGCGTCGACGGCTTTGTCGCATTCGTCGAAGGCTGATGATAATCGAACGTGA